Below is a genomic region from Deltaproteobacteria bacterium.
TAAGTCCGGCTAGGCGGGCTCCCCACTCCTGGTCGGCAGGTTCGCCATTAAAAGCGACGCCCTTGGCCTTCAGGTCCTGGTAGATCGCATCAACGTCCTCAACCACGAAGCTGATGTGATCGATCCCTGGCGGGTTCTGCGCCAATGAGGGGTCACGTTTCACTGCTTGCGGATTGGCTTGTTTGGTTTGAAAAA
It encodes:
- a CDS encoding VOC family protein, whose translation is MLKGIDNIGIAVADLARSMAFYEKLGFTKSYDYDADVKGASMSCGSAVLFLFQTKQANPQAVKRDPSLAQNPPGIDHISFVVEDVDAIYQDLKAKGVAFNGEPADQEWGARLAGLKDPDGNNLYFLKYLS